The following coding sequences lie in one Diceros bicornis minor isolate mBicDic1 chromosome 33, mDicBic1.mat.cur, whole genome shotgun sequence genomic window:
- the SLC10A5 gene encoding sodium/bile acid cotransporter 5: MIRKLLIVLLLSFVTLGEARKSFLSFPNIEKTEILFFTKTEETIIVRSSYKDKWPNSSYLFVQLEDPKMLRVVNVTKILSDVTNFTINLVTEEDGETNLTVQLWDSEGRQERLIEEIKDVKVKVLRQRKDNVFQASMLIDRNILMLFLPVILLNKCAFGCKIELQVFQTVWKRPLPIILGAVTQFFLMPFCGFLLTQILALPEAQAFGFVMTCTCPGGGGGYLFALLLEGDITLAILMTCTSTLLALIMMPANSYIYSRILGLSGTFHIPVSKIMSTLLFILIPVSVGIVIKHRIPEKANFLERVIRPLSFILMSVGIYLSFRIGLMFLKTVSLEVLLLGVLVPTLGLLFGYSFAKISMLPLPVCKTVAIESGILNSFLALAIIQLSFSQSKADLASVAPFTVAMCSGCEMLLILLVYKAKKRWILIEEKRKKIPLV, translated from the coding sequence atgattagaaaactTCTTATTGTCCTGCTTTTGTCGTTTGTGACTCTGGGAGAAGCAAGGAAATCATTTCTCAGTTTTCCGAATATAGAAAAGACTGAAATACTATTTTTCACAAAGACTGAAGAAACCATCATTGTAAGATCAAGTTACAAGGATAAATGGCCAAACTCTAGTTACCTCTTCGTGCAACTAGAAGATCCTAAAATGCTGCGAGTGGTGAATGTGACCAAGATCTTATCGGATGTTACAAACTTTACCATAAACCTAGTGACAGAAGAAGATGGGGAGACAAATTTGACCGTTCAACTGTGGGATTCTGAAGGTAGGCAAGAAAGACTCATTGAAGAAATAAAGGATGTCAAAGTCAAAGTGCTCAGACAAAGAAAAGACAATGTTTTCCAGGCATCAATGCTTATTGATAGAAATATCCTAATGCTTTTTCTACCAGTGATACTGTTAAATAAATGTGCATTTGGTTGCAAGATTGAATTGCAGGTGTTTCAAACAGTATGGAAGAGACCTTTGCCAATAATTCTTGGGGCAGTTACACAGTTTTTTCTTATGCCCTTTTGTGGATTTCTTTTGACTCAGATTTTGGCATTGCCTGAGGCACAGGCTTTTGGATTTGTAATGACCTGCACATGCccaggagggggtgggggctaTCTCTTTGCCCTGCTTCTAGAAGGAGATATCACTTTGGCCATTTTGATGACTTGCACGTCAACGTTATTGGCCCTGATAATGATGCCTGCCAATTCTTATATATACAGTAGAATATTAGGGTTATCAGGTACATTTCATATCCCTGTTTCTAAGATTATGTCAACGCTCCTTTTCATACTTATACCTGTATCAGTAGGAATAGTCATCAAGCATAGAATACCTGAAAAAGCAAACTTCCTAGAGAGAGTAATTAGAcctttgagttttattttaatgtctgtagggATTTATTTGAGTTTCAGAATAGGATTAATGTTTCTAAAAACAGTTAGCCTAGAGGTGCTTCTCTTGGGTGTCTTGGTTCCTACTTTGGGTTTGTTGTTTGGGTACTCCTTTGCTAAAATTTCTATGCTGCCTCTTCCTGTTTGTAAAACTGTTGCTATTGAAAGTGGGATACTAAATAGTTTCTTAGCCCTTGCCATTATTCAGCTCTCGTTTTCACAATCCAAGGCAGACTTAGCTTCTGTGGCTCCTTTTACAGTGGCCATGTGTTCTGGATGTGAAATGTTACTGATTCTTCTGGTCTATAAGGCTAAGAAAAGATGGATCCttatagaagagaaaagaaaaaaaattcccctGGTCTAA